In the Desulfobaccales bacterium genome, one interval contains:
- the lysS gene encoding lysine--tRNA ligase has translation MQPVDRLVAQRLEKLKQFREMGIEPYYNRFKPSHTLAQILSDFGHLSGEELEALPHTFRLAGRLMLMREFGKAAFCHFQDGSARLQAFIQKPVVGEERFRLFRRLDLGDIVGFVGTLFRTKTGELTLAVKDFVLLTKSILPLPEKYHGLTDVERRYRQRYLDLIVNPGVWQVFIQRARIIRLIRQFLDDRGFLEVETPMMQPIPGGATARPFETYHHALDTKLYLRIAPELYLKRLLVGGFDRVYEINRNFRNEGLSTLHNPEFTMLEFYQAYATYEDLMELTEEMLSYVARELLGTCRLIYQGQAVDLTPPWRRLDLRQALTEVGGIPAEVVRDKEALINRAKAEGVVLRPGEGYGRALTKLFDLHVEARLIQPTFVVGYPAETSPLARRNDDDPEVVDRFELFIAGREMANAFSELNDPLDQRQRFEAQLAAHLAGDEETPHAVDEDFLTALEYGMPPAAGEGIGIDRLVMLLTDSPSIRDVILFPQLRPER, from the coding sequence ATGCAACCGGTGGACCGACTCGTCGCCCAACGCCTGGAAAAGCTCAAGCAGTTCCGGGAGATGGGCATCGAGCCCTATTACAACCGCTTCAAGCCCAGCCACACCTTGGCCCAGATTTTGAGCGACTTCGGCCATCTGAGCGGTGAGGAGCTGGAGGCCCTGCCCCACACCTTCCGGCTGGCCGGCCGCCTCATGCTCATGCGGGAGTTCGGCAAGGCCGCCTTCTGCCACTTCCAGGACGGCTCCGCCCGCCTGCAGGCCTTCATCCAGAAGCCGGTGGTGGGCGAGGAGCGCTTCCGCCTCTTCCGCCGCCTGGACCTGGGCGATATCGTGGGCTTCGTGGGGACGCTCTTTCGCACCAAGACCGGCGAACTGACCCTGGCGGTCAAGGACTTTGTCCTCCTCACCAAATCCATCCTGCCCCTGCCGGAGAAGTATCACGGCCTCACCGACGTGGAGCGGCGCTACCGTCAGCGCTACCTGGACCTCATCGTCAACCCTGGGGTCTGGCAGGTCTTCATCCAGCGGGCCCGCATCATCCGACTCATTCGCCAGTTTTTGGACGACCGGGGCTTCCTGGAGGTGGAGACCCCCATGATGCAGCCCATCCCTGGGGGGGCCACCGCCCGGCCCTTCGAAACCTACCACCACGCCCTGGATACCAAGCTGTACCTGCGCATCGCCCCGGAGCTTTACCTCAAGCGCCTGCTGGTGGGGGGCTTCGACCGGGTCTATGAGATCAACCGCAACTTCCGCAACGAAGGCCTCTCCACCCTGCACAACCCGGAGTTCACCATGCTGGAGTTCTATCAGGCCTACGCCACCTACGAGGACCTGATGGAGCTCACCGAGGAGATGTTGAGCTACGTGGCCCGGGAGCTCCTGGGCACCTGCCGCCTCATCTACCAGGGCCAGGCCGTGGACCTGACCCCGCCGTGGCGCCGCCTGGACTTGCGCCAGGCCCTCACCGAGGTGGGGGGCATCCCGGCGGAGGTGGTGCGGGACAAGGAGGCCCTCATCAATCGGGCCAAGGCCGAAGGGGTGGTGCTGCGGCCCGGAGAAGGTTACGGCCGGGCCCTCACCAAGCTCTTTGACCTGCATGTGGAGGCCAGGCTCATCCAGCCCACCTTTGTGGTGGGCTACCCCGCCGAGACCTCGCCTCTGGCCCGGCGCAACGACGACGATCCCGAGGTGGTGGACCGCTTCGAGCTTTTCATCGCCGGCCGGGAGATGGCCAACGCCTTCTCGGAGCTGAACGACCCCTTGGATCAGCGGCAGCGCTTTGAGGCCCAGCTGGCCGCCCACCTGGCCGGGGACGAGGAGACCCCCCACGCGGTGGACGAGGACTTCCTCACTGCCCTGGAATACGGCATGCCCCCCGCTGCGGGCGAAGGCATCGGCATTGACCGGCTGGTGATGCTCCTCACCGATTCCCCCTCCATCCGGGATGTGATTCTCTTTCCGCAATTGCGCCCCGAGAGGTGA
- a CDS encoding lipoprotein-releasing ABC transporter permease subunit, translated as MGFFENFVAFRLLRGVRRQRGFISLSTLISTLGVAVGVMTLIIVIGVMTGFTQDLKKKILSVNAHVLVLKHGQPVDNYQEVAAEIRKLPGVTQAEPFIYTQVMFSAPGNIAGGVLRAVDLATIKAGGPKGIQVVEGDFTALAEGGPDDPPPVAIGNEMSKNLNLRPGDYLNIISPLGTLTPMGRMPRMKSFKVAAVFHTGMYEFDASLVYVSIPRLQTFLGLGDKVTGLEVQVSDIYHADRIAQQIADKLGPPFYTRDWMRMNATLFSALKLEKVAMFIILTLTILVAAFGIASTLFMMVMKKTKEIAILKSMGATRRSIMQIFIVNGLIIGAIGTLTGLILGLGACALLKRYEFIKLPGYVYGLSTLPVQVQAGDVAMIVAAALGISFLATLYPSWQASRLDPVEAIRYE; from the coding sequence GTGGGCTTTTTCGAAAACTTTGTGGCCTTCCGGCTGCTCAGGGGGGTGCGGCGCCAGAGAGGCTTCATTTCCCTCTCCACCCTCATCTCCACCCTGGGGGTGGCCGTGGGGGTCATGACCCTCATCATCGTCATCGGGGTGATGACCGGTTTCACTCAGGACCTGAAAAAGAAAATCCTCAGCGTCAATGCCCATGTGCTGGTCCTGAAGCACGGCCAGCCGGTGGACAACTATCAGGAGGTGGCGGCGGAGATCCGCAAGCTTCCGGGGGTGACCCAGGCCGAACCCTTCATCTACACCCAGGTGATGTTTTCCGCCCCGGGCAACATCGCCGGCGGGGTGCTCCGGGCCGTGGATCTGGCCACCATCAAGGCCGGCGGCCCCAAGGGCATTCAGGTGGTGGAGGGCGACTTCACCGCCCTGGCGGAGGGGGGCCCCGACGACCCGCCGCCGGTGGCCATCGGCAATGAGATGTCCAAAAACCTCAACCTGCGCCCCGGCGACTACCTCAACATCATCTCGCCCCTGGGGACCCTCACCCCCATGGGCCGCATGCCTAGGATGAAATCCTTTAAGGTGGCGGCAGTCTTCCATACCGGCATGTACGAATTTGACGCCAGCCTGGTGTATGTCAGCATCCCCCGCCTCCAGACTTTCCTGGGCCTGGGGGACAAGGTCACCGGCCTGGAAGTCCAGGTCAGCGACATCTACCATGCCGACCGCATCGCCCAGCAGATCGCCGACAAGCTGGGGCCGCCGTTTTACACCCGGGACTGGATGCGCATGAACGCCACCCTGTTTTCCGCCCTGAAGCTGGAGAAGGTGGCCATGTTCATCATCCTCACCCTCACCATCCTGGTGGCGGCTTTCGGCATCGCCAGCACCCTGTTCATGATGGTGATGAAGAAGACCAAGGAGATCGCCATCCTCAAATCCATGGGGGCCACCCGGCGGAGCATCATGCAGATCTTCATCGTCAACGGCCTGATCATCGGAGCCATCGGCACCCTCACCGGACTGATCCTGGGTCTGGGGGCCTGCGCCCTGCTCAAGCGCTATGAATTCATCAAGCTCCCCGGCTATGTCTATGGACTTTCCACCCTGCCGGTGCAGGTGCAGGCCGGGGATGTGGCCATGATTGTGGCCGCGGCCCTGGGCATCAGTTTTCTGGCTACCCTCTATCCTTCCTGGCAGGCCTCCCGCCTGGACCCGGTGGAGGCCATCCGCTATGAATAA
- a CDS encoding ABC transporter ATP-binding protein gives MMSMSGQESSRPVKIQVRGLVKNFITNGNVVEVLTGLDLDIYAGETLAVVGASGVGKSTLLHILGTLERPTAGSLLWDGLEVFRLDDTALAAFRNRKVGFVFQFHHLLPEFDALENTMMPALIARLPRREAQELAEEILAQVGLKDRLRHRVSTLSGGEQQRVAVARALVLKPEVLLADEPTGNLDPKNAHQVQELLLNLNRTRGLTSVIVTHNFELARELDREITLKDGKAEILRGG, from the coding sequence ATGATGAGCATGTCGGGGCAGGAGAGCTCGCGGCCGGTGAAGATCCAGGTCCGGGGGCTGGTGAAGAACTTCATCACCAACGGCAATGTGGTGGAGGTCCTCACCGGCCTGGATCTGGACATTTATGCGGGGGAGACCTTGGCCGTGGTGGGGGCCTCGGGGGTGGGGAAATCCACCCTGCTGCATATCCTGGGCACTCTGGAGCGGCCCACCGCCGGGAGCCTCCTCTGGGACGGACTGGAGGTCTTCCGATTGGATGACACCGCCTTGGCCGCCTTCCGCAACCGCAAGGTGGGCTTTGTCTTCCAGTTCCATCATCTCCTGCCGGAATTCGATGCCTTGGAAAACACCATGATGCCGGCCCTCATCGCCCGGCTGCCCCGGAGGGAGGCCCAGGAGCTGGCCGAGGAGATCCTGGCGCAGGTGGGCCTCAAAGACCGCCTGCGCCACCGGGTCTCCACCCTTTCCGGGGGCGAGCAGCAGCGGGTGGCGGTGGCCCGGGCCCTGGTGCTCAAGCCCGAGGTCCTTCTGGCCGACGAACCCACCGGCAACCTGGATCCGAAAAACGCCCATCAGGTCCAGGAGCTCCTCCTGAACCTGAATCGCACCCGGGGCCTGACCTCGGTGATCGTGACCCACAACTTTGAGCTGGCCCGGGAGCTGGACCGGGAGATCACCCTGAAAGACGGCAAGGCCGAAATCCTCAGGGGAGGCTGA
- the bamA gene encoding outer membrane protein assembly factor BamA, whose product MARRPLFPMVLVVLLALTAPGWAQDQDIVIKKVAVLPFPVLAKEPQEMWGRKVREEFQERLKAEGMTVLSPEEVDKAVPRPADILPDPAAREAGQKLGADVVVSGRLLLVGDLLTVEARIVDVSGRTPPATLKAEGPGLRALTGASRQLAQDTAQKIVGREKIARIEVKGNRRIEKDAVLGVMQTREGDILAPARLREDLKAIYKLGYFTTVKLDVSDTPAGRVLTVLVEEKPAIREIRVQGNRKLKQKKILEVVDLKPFSIASEAAIRESVNKILKLYSDEGFAEATVDYRLDQVTPTEVTLTFLVNEGGKVFVKQIKFEGNTAIKSKDLKKVMETKEKSLLTFITGAGKLNKEILERDVEKITAAYYNKGYIKAKVGEPKIDIKGGNIYITIPIQEGPQYQMGQVDIQGDLLEDKDKLLKLLGIRKSKIYSREIIQNDITTLSDFYADQGYANADITPLIKEDDEARRVDLVFDIRKGEKVFFERIEVTGNVKTRDKVIRRELRVYEQEQFSATKLKESVRNLRRLEYFEDVNFSTSPGSAPDRINLKISVKERPTGTFGVGMGYSTQDRLVGMVEISQANLFGRGQQLKVQGIIGAISTRARLSFTEPYFMDRPLAVGFDVYNWEREFDEYTRRSIGGSLRLSHPLRWKYTRIYGSYRFENVKISDLSPLASPILKEAAEIRNTSAVSLMLRRDSRDAIFTPTRGSDNSIAIEMAGLGGDTAYMRYILESGWYIPLWWGHVGVFHFRGGYMNVLSWGALPAYEKFYLGGIDSIRGFTFADISPRDPVTGQRVGGNKFLQFNLEYRFPMPVLKKYGITGVTFFDAGNVYGTYPTPPFLRTSVGAGIRWYSPLGPLRIEWGYNISPKPWERQSNWEFTMGGTF is encoded by the coding sequence GTGGCGCGGCGACCCCTTTTCCCAATGGTGCTGGTGGTCCTGCTGGCTCTCACGGCCCCCGGGTGGGCCCAGGATCAGGATATCGTCATCAAAAAAGTGGCGGTGCTGCCTTTCCCGGTGTTGGCCAAGGAGCCTCAGGAGATGTGGGGCCGCAAGGTGCGGGAGGAATTCCAGGAGCGCCTCAAGGCCGAAGGTATGACCGTCCTTTCGCCGGAAGAGGTGGACAAGGCGGTGCCCCGGCCGGCGGACATCCTGCCTGATCCCGCGGCCCGGGAGGCGGGGCAGAAGCTGGGCGCGGATGTGGTGGTCTCCGGCCGGCTGCTGCTGGTGGGGGACCTGTTGACCGTGGAGGCCCGTATCGTGGATGTGAGCGGCCGCACCCCCCCGGCCACCCTGAAGGCGGAGGGGCCAGGTTTGCGGGCCCTCACCGGCGCCAGCCGCCAACTGGCTCAGGATACCGCCCAGAAGATCGTGGGCCGGGAGAAGATCGCCCGCATCGAGGTGAAGGGCAACCGCCGCATCGAAAAGGACGCGGTCCTGGGAGTGATGCAGACCCGGGAAGGCGACATCCTCGCCCCGGCCCGCCTGCGGGAGGACCTCAAGGCCATTTACAAGTTGGGCTATTTCACCACCGTCAAGCTGGACGTCAGTGACACCCCCGCCGGCCGGGTGCTGACGGTGCTGGTGGAGGAAAAGCCCGCCATCCGGGAGATCCGGGTGCAGGGCAACCGCAAGCTGAAGCAGAAAAAGATCCTGGAGGTGGTGGATTTAAAGCCTTTCAGCATCGCCTCGGAGGCCGCCATCCGGGAGAGCGTGAACAAAATCCTCAAGTTATATAGCGACGAGGGCTTCGCCGAGGCCACGGTGGACTACCGCCTGGATCAGGTCACCCCCACGGAGGTGACCCTCACCTTCCTGGTAAACGAAGGGGGCAAGGTCTTTGTCAAACAGATCAAGTTTGAAGGCAACACCGCCATCAAGTCCAAAGACCTGAAAAAGGTCATGGAGACCAAGGAAAAGAGCCTCCTCACCTTCATTACCGGGGCCGGCAAACTGAACAAGGAGATCCTGGAGCGGGATGTGGAAAAGATCACCGCGGCCTACTACAACAAAGGCTACATCAAGGCCAAGGTGGGGGAGCCGAAAATCGACATCAAGGGCGGCAACATCTACATCACCATCCCCATCCAGGAAGGCCCTCAATATCAGATGGGCCAGGTGGACATCCAGGGGGATCTCCTGGAGGATAAGGACAAACTCCTCAAACTCCTGGGGATTCGCAAAAGCAAGATTTACAGCCGGGAAATCATCCAGAACGACATCACCACCTTGAGCGATTTCTATGCCGACCAGGGCTATGCCAACGCCGACATCACCCCGCTCATCAAGGAGGATGATGAAGCCCGGCGGGTGGACCTGGTCTTCGACATCCGCAAAGGCGAAAAGGTCTTTTTCGAGCGCATCGAGGTGACGGGCAACGTCAAGACCCGGGACAAGGTCATCCGCCGGGAGCTCCGGGTTTATGAGCAGGAGCAGTTCTCCGCCACCAAGCTCAAGGAGAGTGTGCGCAACCTCAGGCGCCTGGAGTACTTTGAGGACGTCAATTTCAGCACCTCCCCGGGGAGTGCCCCGGACCGCATCAACCTGAAGATCTCCGTGAAAGAACGGCCCACCGGCACCTTCGGGGTGGGCATGGGCTACAGCACCCAGGACCGCCTGGTGGGCATGGTGGAGATCAGCCAGGCCAACCTCTTCGGCCGGGGCCAGCAGCTCAAGGTGCAAGGCATCATCGGCGCCATTTCCACCCGGGCCCGCCTGAGCTTCACTGAGCCGTATTTCATGGACCGGCCCCTGGCGGTGGGTTTCGATGTCTACAACTGGGAACGGGAATTCGATGAGTACACCCGGCGCAGCATTGGCGGTTCGCTGCGGCTCTCTCACCCCCTGCGCTGGAAGTACACCAGGATTTACGGCTCCTACCGCTTTGAAAACGTCAAGATCTCCGATCTGTCTCCCCTTGCTTCCCCCATTCTCAAGGAGGCCGCCGAGATCCGGAACACCAGCGCCGTCTCCCTGATGCTGCGGCGGGATTCCCGGGACGCCATCTTTACTCCCACCCGGGGCTCCGACAACAGCATCGCCATTGAAATGGCCGGACTGGGAGGCGATACCGCCTACATGCGCTACATCCTGGAATCCGGCTGGTATATCCCCTTATGGTGGGGCCATGTGGGGGTGTTCCATTTCCGGGGCGGTTACATGAACGTTCTGAGCTGGGGCGCCTTGCCGGCTTATGAAAAGTTCTACCTGGGCGGCATCGACAGCATCCGGGGCTTCACCTTCGCCGACATCAGCCCCCGGGATCCGGTGACCGGCCAGCGGGTGGGCGGCAACAAGTTCCTGCAGTTTAATCTGGAATACCGTTTCCCCATGCCGGTGCTGAAGAAATACGGCATCACCGGGGTCACCTTCTTCGATGCCGGCAATGTCTACGGCACTTACCCCACGCCGCCTTTCCTGCGCACCAGCGTGGGCGCCGGCATTCGCTGGTACTCACCCCTGGGACCGCTCCGCATCGAGTGGGGTTATAATATCTCCCCCAAACCCTGGGAGCGCCAGAGCAACTGGGAATTCACCATGGGCGGCACCTTCTGA
- a CDS encoding OmpH family outer membrane protein — protein MYAWCIVLAAAALLAFSPAGAAAQVKIGVVDVNDIIGKSPEGKRIQDTLKRKMEEMGRPLEQRRQELAKQIEEFEKQKGVMKEDARKRKEEELQKKASDLQKSAQEADKALAKLQEQELGPLMKKLEAAVEAVANEEKLDLVLPKAGIFVRNKNLDITEKVRARFK, from the coding sequence ATGTACGCATGGTGCATCGTGCTGGCAGCCGCAGCGCTGCTGGCCTTCTCCCCGGCCGGGGCCGCGGCCCAGGTGAAGATCGGGGTGGTGGATGTCAACGACATCATCGGCAAGTCTCCCGAAGGCAAACGCATCCAGGACACCCTGAAGCGCAAGATGGAAGAGATGGGGCGGCCCCTGGAGCAGCGGCGGCAGGAGCTGGCCAAACAGATTGAAGAATTTGAAAAGCAAAAGGGGGTCATGAAAGAGGACGCCCGCAAGCGCAAGGAAGAAGAGCTCCAGAAAAAGGCCAGCGACCTGCAGAAATCCGCCCAGGAAGCCGACAAGGCCCTGGCCAAGCTCCAGGAACAGGAATTGGGTCCCCTGATGAAAAAACTGGAAGCCGCGGTGGAGGCGGTGGCCAACGAGGAGAAGCTGGACCTGGTGCTCCCCAAGGCCGGCATCTTCGTGCGCAACAAAAACCTGGACATCACTGAAAAGGTCCGGGCCCGGTTCAAATAA
- the lpxD gene encoding UDP-3-O-(3-hydroxymyristoyl)glucosamine N-acyltransferase, whose translation MEYTLAELAARLGGELRGPADLKVSGIAAVDQATPRDLSFIAQKRYLKKVPASQAAAFLVSPEWADLGRPCIVVPQPYLAYARAAALFAPPPWRWPGVSEQAYLGEGVHLGAEVSVAPFAFIGDGCRLGDRVTIGPGCVLGREVEIGPDSYLHPRVTVLDRCRVGARVIIHSGAVIGADGFGYVPTPQGHEKIPQLGIVVIEDDVEIGANTTIDRAALGETRIGRGTKIDNLVQVAHNVVVGEHSILVAQVGIAGSAKLGKRVVLGGQAAVVGHLEVGDGVQVGGKSALTHSVGPGQVMLGSPARPYKEFLAMHGVMVKLPDLYKRLKKLEHQVAALTGGTPPETES comes from the coding sequence ATGGAATACACGCTGGCGGAACTGGCCGCCCGCCTGGGCGGGGAGCTCAGGGGGCCTGCGGACCTGAAGGTCTCCGGAATCGCGGCCGTGGACCAGGCCACCCCCCGGGATCTGAGCTTCATCGCCCAGAAGCGGTATCTCAAAAAGGTCCCTGCCAGCCAGGCGGCGGCCTTCCTCGTCTCCCCGGAGTGGGCCGATCTGGGACGGCCCTGCATCGTGGTGCCCCAGCCCTATCTGGCCTATGCCCGGGCCGCGGCCCTCTTTGCCCCCCCGCCCTGGCGTTGGCCGGGGGTGAGCGAGCAGGCCTATCTGGGCGAGGGCGTCCACCTGGGGGCGGAGGTCTCCGTGGCCCCCTTTGCCTTCATCGGCGACGGCTGCCGCCTGGGCGACCGGGTGACCATCGGCCCCGGGTGCGTCCTGGGCCGGGAGGTGGAGATCGGCCCCGACAGTTATCTCCACCCTCGGGTCACCGTCCTGGACCGCTGCCGCGTGGGGGCCCGGGTCATCATTCACAGCGGCGCGGTCATCGGCGCCGACGGCTTCGGCTACGTCCCCACCCCCCAGGGCCACGAAAAGATCCCCCAGCTGGGGATTGTGGTCATCGAAGACGACGTGGAGATCGGCGCCAACACCACCATTGACCGGGCCGCCCTGGGCGAGACCCGCATCGGCCGGGGCACCAAGATCGACAACCTGGTGCAGGTGGCCCACAACGTGGTGGTGGGGGAGCACTCCATCCTGGTGGCCCAGGTGGGCATCGCCGGCTCCGCCAAGCTGGGGAAACGGGTGGTTCTGGGCGGCCAGGCTGCGGTGGTGGGCCATCTGGAGGTGGGGGACGGCGTCCAGGTGGGGGGCAAAAGCGCCCTCACCCACTCCGTGGGCCCCGGCCAGGTGATGCTTGGTTCCCCGGCCCGGCCCTACAAGGAGTTCCTGGCCATGCACGGCGTCATGGTCAAGCTGCCGGACCTCTACAAGCGATTGAAGAAACTGGAGCACCAGGTGGCCGCCCTGACCGGCGGCACGCCTCCTGAGACGGAGTCATGA
- the fabZ gene encoding 3-hydroxyacyl-ACP dehydratase FabZ, translating to MSAPTSLDLADIKRLLPHRYPFLLVDRILELEIGKRVVGLKNVTLNEPFFPGHFPNNPVMPGVLIIEAMAQVGGILALLSTPDLQEEPAIYLMGVDKMRFRKPVIPGDQLIMELTTIRGGRKFYKMAGKAFVNQTLVAEGELMAAVGSEGG from the coding sequence ATGAGCGCACCCACGTCCCTGGACCTGGCCGACATCAAACGCCTGCTGCCGCACCGTTATCCCTTCCTCCTGGTGGACCGCATCCTGGAGCTGGAGATCGGCAAACGGGTGGTGGGCCTGAAAAACGTCACCTTAAACGAACCCTTTTTCCCCGGCCACTTCCCCAACAACCCGGTCATGCCGGGAGTGCTCATCATCGAAGCCATGGCCCAGGTGGGGGGGATCCTGGCCCTGCTGTCCACCCCGGATCTCCAGGAGGAGCCCGCCATCTACCTCATGGGGGTGGACAAGATGCGCTTCCGCAAACCGGTCATCCCCGGGGATCAGCTGATCATGGAGCTCACCACCATCCGGGGCGGCCGGAAGTTCTACAAAATGGCGGGCAAGGCCTTCGTCAATCAGACCCTGGTGGCGGAAGGGGAGCTCATGGCCGCCGTGGGCAGCGAAGGGGGGTGA
- the lpxA gene encoding acyl-ACP--UDP-N-acetylglucosamine O-acyltransferase, which translates to MARIHPTAIVDPAAELGPGVTVGPYSIIAGQVTIGADTEIGPHVVIKEFTTIGARCRIFQFASVGEIPQDLKFQGERTELIIGDDNTIREYATLHRGTGAGGGVTRVGHGNLFMAYTHVAHDCIIGNGVIMSNAATLAGHILVEDRAIISGLAAIHQFCRIGRHSFVGGASAVARDVPPYSLVYGNRAKLMGLNLVGLKRAGFSDTTIQALRQAFELLFLSPTGTLKEAVAKVREEWGHVPEVQHLLTFVETSERGITPANGRENRTHRG; encoded by the coding sequence ATGGCCCGCATTCACCCCACCGCCATCGTGGACCCCGCGGCGGAGCTGGGTCCCGGGGTCACGGTGGGCCCGTACAGCATCATCGCCGGCCAGGTGACCATCGGCGCCGACACCGAGATCGGCCCCCACGTGGTCATCAAGGAATTCACCACCATCGGGGCCCGCTGCCGCATCTTCCAGTTCGCCTCGGTGGGGGAGATCCCCCAGGATCTGAAGTTTCAGGGCGAGCGCACTGAGCTCATCATCGGGGATGACAACACCATCCGGGAGTATGCCACCCTGCACCGGGGCACCGGCGCCGGCGGCGGTGTCACCCGGGTGGGCCACGGCAACCTTTTCATGGCCTACACCCACGTGGCCCACGACTGCATCATCGGCAACGGCGTCATCATGTCCAACGCCGCCACCCTGGCGGGCCACATCCTGGTGGAGGACCGGGCCATCATCAGCGGTCTGGCCGCCATCCATCAGTTCTGCCGCATCGGCCGCCACTCCTTTGTGGGGGGCGCCTCCGCAGTGGCCCGGGATGTGCCGCCCTACAGCCTGGTGTACGGCAACCGGGCCAAGCTCATGGGCCTCAACCTGGTGGGCCTCAAGCGGGCCGGCTTCAGCGACACCACCATCCAGGCCCTGCGCCAGGCCTTTGAGCTCCTCTTCCTCTCTCCCACGGGCACCCTGAAGGAGGCGGTGGCCAAGGTCCGGGAGGAGTGGGGCCACGTCCCGGAAGTGCAGCACCTCCTCACCTTCGTGGAGACCTCCGAGCGAGGCATCACCCCTGCCAATGGCCGGGAAAATCGGACTCATCGCGGGTAG
- the lpxI gene encoding UDP-2,3-diacylglucosamine diphosphatase LpxI (LpxI, functionally equivalent to LpxH, replaces it in LPS biosynthesis in a minority of bacteria.): MAGKIGLIAGSGQFPFLCARAARSRGLRVIAVAHRQETDPALAELVDELHWVYVGQLGKIIRIFKAAGVTQALMAGAVNRGRLFRHFRPDLRALSVLRRVGPGRDDQLLRAVADEMEREGITIEPATLFQEELLAPAGPLTRHRPNRRQQADIAFGYQMAKEIGRLDLGQCVVVRNQVVTAVEAVEGTDEAIRRGGRLAGPGAVVVKVAKPQQDLRFDQPAVGLATIATMAEVGARVLAIEAGTTIIFDREEMLRRADREGIAVWGIAAPAPEQPGKGEAPV, encoded by the coding sequence ATGGCCGGGAAAATCGGACTCATCGCGGGTAGCGGCCAGTTCCCCTTCCTCTGTGCCCGGGCCGCCCGGAGCCGGGGCCTCAGGGTCATCGCCGTGGCCCACCGGCAGGAGACTGACCCCGCCCTGGCGGAGCTGGTGGATGAGCTGCACTGGGTGTACGTGGGGCAGTTGGGGAAGATCATCCGCATCTTCAAGGCCGCCGGAGTCACCCAGGCCCTGATGGCCGGGGCGGTGAACCGGGGCCGGCTCTTTCGCCATTTCCGGCCGGATCTGCGGGCCTTGAGCGTGCTCCGGCGGGTGGGGCCGGGAAGGGATGACCAGCTCCTCCGGGCCGTGGCCGACGAAATGGAGCGGGAAGGGATCACCATCGAGCCCGCCACCCTCTTTCAGGAGGAGCTCCTGGCCCCGGCAGGGCCCCTCACCCGGCACCGGCCCAACCGCCGGCAGCAGGCGGACATCGCCTTCGGCTACCAGATGGCCAAGGAGATCGGCCGTCTGGACCTGGGGCAGTGCGTGGTGGTGCGCAATCAGGTGGTCACTGCGGTGGAGGCGGTGGAGGGCACCGACGAGGCCATCCGGCGGGGAGGCCGCCTGGCCGGCCCCGGCGCGGTGGTGGTGAAGGTGGCCAAACCTCAGCAGGATCTGCGCTTCGACCAGCCGGCGGTGGGGCTGGCCACCATCGCCACCATGGCCGAGGTGGGGGCCCGGGTGCTGGCCATCGAAGCGGGCACCACCATCATCTTCGACCGGGAGGAGATGCTGAGGCGGGCCGACCGGGAGGGGATCGCGGTGTGGGGCATCGCCGCCCCCGCCCCCGAACAGCCCGGCAAGGGTGAGGCCCCCGTCTAA